A single window of Sparus aurata chromosome 22, fSpaAur1.1, whole genome shotgun sequence DNA harbors:
- the chrna2b gene encoding neuronal acetylcholine receptor subunit alpha-2 isoform X1: MGHNHLFSVRTAILCSLLLCLSALCDEKTHSHAEDDLFKSLFAGYNKWSRPVPNISDVVIVKFGLSIAQLIDVDEKNQMMTTNVWLKQEWNDYKLRWRPSDYDNVTSIRVPSELIWVPDIVLYNNADGEFAVTHMTKAHLFYTGKVRWVPPAIYKSSCSIDVTFFPFDQQNCKMKFGSWTYDKAKIDLERIENTVDLNNYWESGEWAIINAVGTYNTKKYDCCHEIYPDITYFFIIRRLPLFYTINLIIPCLLISCLTVLVFYLPSDCGEKITLCISVLLSLTVFLLLITEIIPSTSLVIPLIGEYLLFTMIFVTLSIVITVFVLNVHHRSPSTHKMPRWVHSVFLDLIPRWLFMRRPAPDGRRRRLLLLQQEAVVERRQGRIAAYKSGNCLSTSANWLRDGTTSEDPERSSYEDLELGTLTSYFSFRPPSPRPPGSTPPPQQKNPQNSLNRQEGAANRQLTGVNRVNPTQKPAKVDNTVSTDSSFLLSPSVIRALEGVHYIADHLRAEDADFSVKEDWKYVAMVIDRIFLWMFIIVCLLGTIGLFLPPWLAGMI; this comes from the exons ATGGGACACAACCACCTGTTCTCTGTGAGGACGGCTATTCTCTGCTCGCTGCTCTTGTGTCTGTCAG CTCTTTGTGACGAGAAGACCCATTCGCACGCTGAGGATGATCTCTTCAAATCACTGTTTGCCGGTTACAACAAGTGGTCCAGACCCGTGCCAAACATCTCTGACGTGGTCATTGTCAAGTTTGGGCTGTCCATAGCGCAGCTCATCGACGTG GATGAGAAGAACCAAATGATGACAACCAATGTGTGGCTGAAACAG GAGTGGAATGACTACAAACTCCGCTGGAGACCGTCCGACTACGACAATGTGACATCAATAAGAGTGCCGTCAGAGCTCATATGGGTACCAGACATCGTCCTATACAACAA CGCTGACGGTGAGTTTGCTGTGACCCACATGACGAAAGCTCATCTATTCTACACCGGTAAAGTTCGCTGGGTCCCGCCTGCCATTTACAAGAGCTCCTGCAGCATCGACGTCACTTTCTTCCCCTTTGATCAGCAGAACTGCAAAATGAAGTTTGGCTCCTGGACCTATGACAAGGCCAAGATTGATTTGGAGCGAATTGAAAACACTGTGGACCTGAACAACTACTGGGAGAGCGGCGAGTGGGCTATCATCAACGCTGTGGGGACATACAATACAAAGAAATACGACTGCTGCCATGAGATCTACCCAGACATCACCTACTTCTTCATCATTCGGAGGCTTCCCTTGTTTTACACCATCAATCTCATCATCCCCTGTTTGCTCATCTCTTGCCTCACTGTTCTGGTTTTCTATCTTCCCTCAGACTGTGGTGAGAAGATCACCCTGTGCATCTCTGTGCTGCTCTCCCTCACTGTCTTCCTTCTCCTTATCACAGAGATCATACCATCCACGTCCCTTGTTATCCCACTCATTGGCGAGTACCTGCTCTTCACTATGATTTTTGTCACTCTTTCCATCGTCATCACCGTTTTTGTGCTCAACGTGCACCACCGTTCTCCCAGCACTCACAAGATGCCCCGCTGGGTCCACTCCGTGTTCCTGGACCTGATCCCACGCTGGCTCTTCATGCGACGCCCCGCGCCAGATGGCCGGCGTCGAAGGCTGTTGCTACTCCAGCAGGAAGCAGTGGTGGAGCGGCGGCAGGGCCGGATAGCAGCGTACAAGTCTGGCAACTGCCTCAGCACCTCGGCTAACTGGCTAAGAGATGGGACTACGTCAGAAGACCCTGAGAGAAGCAGTTATGAGGATTTAGAGCTGGGAACGCTGACCTCATATTTCTCCTTCCGTCCTCCCTCGCCCAGACCTCCAGGGTCAACTCCTCCACCACAGCAGAAAAACCCACAGAACAGCCTGAACCGACAGGAAGGGGCTGCAAACAGACAGTTAACAGGGGTCAACAGAGTCAATCCAACTCAGAAGCCAGCTAAAGTCGATAATACAGTATCGACAGACTCATCATTCTTGCTTTCACCAAGTGTTATTCGCGCTCTGGAAGGGGTACATTACATTGCAGACCATCTGAGGGCTGAGGATGCTGACTTCAGC GTGAAAGAGGATTGGAAGTATGTTGCCATGGTGATTGACCGCATCTTCCTGTGGATGTTCATCATCGTGTGCCTGCTTGGGACCATTggcctcttcctccccccttgGCTAGCTGGCATGATCTAG
- the chrna2b gene encoding neuronal acetylcholine receptor subunit alpha-2 isoform X2: MMTTNVWLKQEWNDYKLRWRPSDYDNVTSIRVPSELIWVPDIVLYNNADGEFAVTHMTKAHLFYTGKVRWVPPAIYKSSCSIDVTFFPFDQQNCKMKFGSWTYDKAKIDLERIENTVDLNNYWESGEWAIINAVGTYNTKKYDCCHEIYPDITYFFIIRRLPLFYTINLIIPCLLISCLTVLVFYLPSDCGEKITLCISVLLSLTVFLLLITEIIPSTSLVIPLIGEYLLFTMIFVTLSIVITVFVLNVHHRSPSTHKMPRWVHSVFLDLIPRWLFMRRPAPDGRRRRLLLLQQEAVVERRQGRIAAYKSGNCLSTSANWLRDGTTSEDPERSSYEDLELGTLTSYFSFRPPSPRPPGSTPPPQQKNPQNSLNRQEGAANRQLTGVNRVNPTQKPAKVDNTVSTDSSFLLSPSVIRALEGVHYIADHLRAEDADFSVKEDWKYVAMVIDRIFLWMFIIVCLLGTIGLFLPPWLAGMI; this comes from the exons ATGATGACAACCAATGTGTGGCTGAAACAG GAGTGGAATGACTACAAACTCCGCTGGAGACCGTCCGACTACGACAATGTGACATCAATAAGAGTGCCGTCAGAGCTCATATGGGTACCAGACATCGTCCTATACAACAA CGCTGACGGTGAGTTTGCTGTGACCCACATGACGAAAGCTCATCTATTCTACACCGGTAAAGTTCGCTGGGTCCCGCCTGCCATTTACAAGAGCTCCTGCAGCATCGACGTCACTTTCTTCCCCTTTGATCAGCAGAACTGCAAAATGAAGTTTGGCTCCTGGACCTATGACAAGGCCAAGATTGATTTGGAGCGAATTGAAAACACTGTGGACCTGAACAACTACTGGGAGAGCGGCGAGTGGGCTATCATCAACGCTGTGGGGACATACAATACAAAGAAATACGACTGCTGCCATGAGATCTACCCAGACATCACCTACTTCTTCATCATTCGGAGGCTTCCCTTGTTTTACACCATCAATCTCATCATCCCCTGTTTGCTCATCTCTTGCCTCACTGTTCTGGTTTTCTATCTTCCCTCAGACTGTGGTGAGAAGATCACCCTGTGCATCTCTGTGCTGCTCTCCCTCACTGTCTTCCTTCTCCTTATCACAGAGATCATACCATCCACGTCCCTTGTTATCCCACTCATTGGCGAGTACCTGCTCTTCACTATGATTTTTGTCACTCTTTCCATCGTCATCACCGTTTTTGTGCTCAACGTGCACCACCGTTCTCCCAGCACTCACAAGATGCCCCGCTGGGTCCACTCCGTGTTCCTGGACCTGATCCCACGCTGGCTCTTCATGCGACGCCCCGCGCCAGATGGCCGGCGTCGAAGGCTGTTGCTACTCCAGCAGGAAGCAGTGGTGGAGCGGCGGCAGGGCCGGATAGCAGCGTACAAGTCTGGCAACTGCCTCAGCACCTCGGCTAACTGGCTAAGAGATGGGACTACGTCAGAAGACCCTGAGAGAAGCAGTTATGAGGATTTAGAGCTGGGAACGCTGACCTCATATTTCTCCTTCCGTCCTCCCTCGCCCAGACCTCCAGGGTCAACTCCTCCACCACAGCAGAAAAACCCACAGAACAGCCTGAACCGACAGGAAGGGGCTGCAAACAGACAGTTAACAGGGGTCAACAGAGTCAATCCAACTCAGAAGCCAGCTAAAGTCGATAATACAGTATCGACAGACTCATCATTCTTGCTTTCACCAAGTGTTATTCGCGCTCTGGAAGGGGTACATTACATTGCAGACCATCTGAGGGCTGAGGATGCTGACTTCAGC GTGAAAGAGGATTGGAAGTATGTTGCCATGGTGATTGACCGCATCTTCCTGTGGATGTTCATCATCGTGTGCCTGCTTGGGACCATTggcctcttcctccccccttgGCTAGCTGGCATGATCTAG